GGGTGAAAGCTCATTGCATTTCAAATTTTCCGACGAATATTTAATTGGTTTCTCAAACCGCTCAGTCCTGCAACTTTTgacaaaattcaattaagttacttgcaaagcaaacaaagcaaaaacaaattaaacgtTCACCAGATTCTGTAATACAGTGCTTAGGCAAGTCAAATATCGAAAGTTTGCTCAACACTTGCGCTTGGCCaccaaaaattgtattttccatttatgtCAGCTGCAAAACAAGCGTAAAAATTTGAAAGTAGCATCTCAAGGACCTGCTCACAtgtgctttttgtttggccaaggataaataaattgcacttTTGCGAAAACGTATATTTCTTGCTAAAACTTGAATCTTTCGAAGGCAGctttaaaggaaattaaaactattaaagGCTATACATGTCGAGTGCATTTTACAGAATGCTTTTGCATCCGAGAGGATTGCCCCGCAACTGTCGTCCTTTCAATATTTCGTATACGCATCGTGCGCCTGCTGGCAATTTAAATTCCTCCTTTTCCATACTGCAGATATGCTCTTTTATGATGTGGGACCGCAGTTCACTCTGTCTGTTAACGAACATTTATTCCTGTTGAATGTATACATTTTATCGTGCTCATATTTATGCCCAAGTTGTGCCAGCACTTCGTGTTTTTTGTAAAAACAGATTATTGCTTCCGGCATGTGGGATCCGATACAGAAACAAGGCGGAGAACCTTTCAAGACATTCTCGGGCTCTTGGGAAAATTGAACGCTTAAAAAGCTTTGTTGTGTGTTAGTTAGGTTGACAAAGGACGCATCTTGAAAATATGTTAGTAGTCGAATAAAATGGAACTTAATTATTTAGGGAAACTTAAAAGCTTGAGAGGATTTCCTTGTTAATGACCCGACTTTAACatgaaattcatatttttcggGAAACAATTGTCGAGCTCACCAAAGTTTATAAACTTTCTCGGGGGATTGCAAAAATCCACGCTTATTTGTGGAGTGCAGTTTCCTTCCGTATTTGCCTTGAGCTCTCCTAGTCGAATAAAACTCATTAACGCACGTTCCCGTTCCGAAAACTAAACTACACAACTATCCAGAAAGTTTTGTTTGGCAAGACATTAGCAggaaataagcaaataaagtgAGGCAAACAAACGTAgctgcgtttgcgtttgccgAAGGGAGAGCCGGAAAATCCCTCAATTCGCAGTGCACTTTGTGAAAACTTATTTTGCTTTCGACTGGAAAAGGGGACACAAACTTTTTGCTTTGAGTAGATTGTTTTGTGATTTCTGCTGGCTTTTGGTTGCACAGCATATTCCTATGATTCTGTGTATTTGACTGAGGTCTGTATCTGGTGGAGCAAAGGGCTTCTATGCCAACAGTTTGCCTAACATGCAGAGAATTTTGGAATATCAAACTATTGAATTAGTTGTGTGCCTAATATTCCACCATACTTAAAAGTTACATACACTGTGTTTaagtttttatgaaaattgtaaTGTGCTTAATGCTTAAAGTTTTAGTAAGTTCGTATTTATGGCATAGCCCTGATATTTTCGGTGTATAGTAAGTTTGGTGATGTACGAATGTGGGGTGGGAGTACCGCCCCCTTTTATGCCTGCCACGTTTCGAACATAAACGAGTGAGTATACGACTTCCTCGACCGCAAAGAGGCACGCGCGCAATTTGTCAATCAATAAATTTGCCATAATTAATGCTGCTTATTGGCATTTCATACACTAAGAGCATGCAACCAAGCAATCTATTTATACAGTATGAGTATCTATATCAAGGCtggctttctttttctttcttatttgcAGTTACAAAATTTGTACGCATTGGTATTGCCGACAAAAACGATTCACCGCCATATTTCGATAGATTTCTGTACGAGACTGAAATCGATGAGAATGCCGATTTGCAGAGCACTGTCCTCACTGTCAACGCCAAGGATCACAATGAGTGTGAGTAACAACAATCCCAGCACTACACACAGCACTAAACAATAAACCGTCCCTTCATCAGGCTTAATGTGATTTTGTCCTTCTATTGAAATTAGATTTTGCTCGAGCGAGGATATTCGTACTTAATCGCTCGAGCAAAGAATATATATTGCATAAACTACCAATTGATTTCATTAAGTGTTTCTTTAATTGTAATTGCCCCGGGGCATGCGCTCATATCATGTCCagcgatttgcatttgaaagACATTTAGACGTAGACAGCTGCTTCAGGGAGAAAGTCCATCAAGAATGTCAGTGAGTTTTGGCTACATACATGTGCATGCAAGAAATATCCGAGCAATTAAGGACTTGAAACGTTTAATTATTGAGGGCACAGCTATCATTGCCTTTATTGGTTTGCCTCATTACATCTTCAATTCAACCACAAAATTGTAgttacaattaaaatatttgttaagcTTAGTTTAGGCtttatttcttaatttccGCAACTATAGATTCACACTGTAATCTATACGACGTTAATTGCAGCGTTTGAGATACATCgtaaaatcaataataaaattgtgaATTGATAGCTGAAGTGCGCAATACATTTACCTCCTCTCTTCCCGTAAACTTATGTGAAGGCTGTAAAAGACAGTTATTATTGCTAGATTTCGCAAATCATTTTCAGTCGACTTGAGTCATGAATCCTATGACTTCCTTCCTTGAGCCACAAAAAATTATACGAAAAAATACTCGTGCATAGAGGACGTCATAAACATTTGGTGGAAAccaatttggcaatttccCTTATGGGGCCACAGAAAatgtatgcataaatattaaacaggCGTTCCAGAATATTTGCCCCTTCCTCGCAGTCATAATAGACATTTacaacatttatatattttaatacaaaGCAGcgtctgtttgtgtgtgcagCCATTGTCAAATATTATTAGGCATCGGCCATGTACcgcaaatatttgcgaaatattacaaaaatacaaatgctCAGTAAGACCAAAGATACACAGCAGAAGATACAGCTCATAGTCATGCATAAATCCATAAAATACAAAGACAAGCACAAGCGAGGAGCAAGTGAGCATCTAATATGAGTATTTGTATATCTGTCTATTGATTCCCATGCggaaattattattgttaataCGGCGAGGGATGGGGAAAGTTCTTCGTCTGCGTCAGATACGATTTGCAGCACGAAGAACATTCAAAATCTCATTGAGAGCGTTTAACAACTTTTTCCATATcgacggcaacggcaacggcaacgcaAACTCGTGGGTAGAACTTTGTCTTGTCTTGAATCTGTCTccccaacagcaacagctctCAAAGGACATCCGAGAAGCCTGCGAGTCCTTGTTGTCGCCGTCGCGACGACTGCGAAAAAAGCATTAACCCGAATTGGAAAAAACCagagcagaaacaacaaaaccacACTGTTACAAATCCATGTCTTGCATACAAAATACATGGTATTGTATTGCTAAGAAATAAAAGCTGGGGATTACGATTTAATTGTTATACCGGTCACTGAATAACATATGAAAATTCTATTACATCGTTCAATTACAAATCAACTGCttaggaaaaacaaaaagcatttaaaCATTGTTATATCTGTGTTTAttaataactaaaatataGGAAAAAAGTTTACCTAAAATCATTTCCGTTACTATGcttagcataaattaaattaaattcaaaggTATATGCTGCCACAGCAACGAAGCCCAGTGTAATCTCAGCAGAAAAGGGAAACAGAGCCGGCGAACGGAAAAATAAATGGGCACACGAAAATTTTGAACTACTCGCTGAAGGAAGGGGATTTTAGTTGTATGTGTGAGTCGCATAGAATATGAATTGAAGGCTGAGTCCAACAAAACAGGGTCAGGACAAATCTCTTACTCATACTCCTACCGACTCCTTGCGTTGCCATGTTTGTGTCTACTTTGAAATACGAATGGAGCTGTAAAACTTTTGTGCCATTGCGTGCCACATTGCGAATTTATGAGCGAaaagattatttatttgaatgtgCGCGAGGAGTTGCCATGTGTTGGCCAAATGTTGTCACATTCGAAGCTCGAACCAGTTCGAAGAGTTCTAGGCGGCCAAACGAAGCTCATTTATTTCCCTGGCATCCCATCGCTTTAAAAACTCGTTTTTAAAGAGCCACCCAAGAGCCACCCTGGGTGGAAAGAAAACCTGGAGTCGCACAACCTTTCAGTGTGTGCCATAAAAACACTTATCCGACACCCCAACCTTCAAATAAAAAGGAAGGAACAAAAAGTGAGCACACGAAGACCTAGAAAGTTCAAAAAACCATGGCAAAAAGCGAGAATGTTTTCCCTCCACTTTTTAAAATGACTTTTCATGCTAAATAAGTACACAAACAACATCGCAAAGGATCTGAAGGACGAGCAGGGATACTTTTACTGCCTTTTCTGCTCCCATGTGAGCCTGGGTCTCTGGTGTCtgtatattaatttattatcattatcagtGATTTAAAAATGGCGTCATGACGTCGTAAATTGTAAACGTCATTGTCTAAGACTGGGGACCACTTAACACGACTCGCCTGAGCTACTCCCGATGCTCACGTTGTTCTAACGGTCTGttttggaaaaatgtaaaaaaccaaaataaataaacttaatggAGTACGTTTCATAGGTTCTATTTTAGCGATGGGCTGACAGTTAAGGTggaaaaagaatatataattaatgttTCAAGCGAGGGCAGCTGGAacagttttttatataaatgtgcacttacatatataaaaagcTTAGCTggttaaatgtaatttttttggatttgctaacgtaaatatatataagttatatttttgtatagaAAAGTGTAGTAGGCATGGCAGAGTACTTGTCGAATTGGAAGTGAACAgaacaaataagaaatatattgagatacatatttatttactccAGGCATGAatcaaataaagcaaaatCGTTTACTGACTCTGGAGGAGGAATCTCCGTATATAAATCCGACAAAACGATGTGGCGGTAACTGCATCGAAGgaaaattaggaaaattaTCAAGCCCAATTGTTCCAGGCGTCAGTGGTTTTTCGCGGAAGCGATCGTTTCCTTGGGAGGAGAACTCAACTGAGAATTTACCCGCGAAACGAGCACGAAAGCAGATCCCAAAGAGGAAGTTCAAAATAAGTAGGGAGCCTGAGGTTCCAAATGATTTTTTGGTAGGTTTGCCAGTATTGCTCGACACTGACCCCAGTGACTGGGAGGAAGGTTCTCCAAAGTCAGAGATTCAAGTGGCCAAATCAACAACTGAAGATAGCAGAAATCTGTTAACCTATcagcaattaaaacttatttgcTGTGAAATGATGGAACAATGCGATAATCGAGTAGTGCAGGAGTATGAAGTAGCATTGACTCAAAAAATGGCAGAGCAGTATGATACATTCATCAAGTTCAAGCACGACCAATTGCAGCGAGAATGTGAACATGAGGCCAGTTATTTGTCGTAGTCTAGACTGTTTATGTTGttactatatttttattttttttttttattgtttatgttAGTTATCGAATAATATAGTATCATCTCTGTGGTAATAAATTGGAATTATATTGTATTTGCTCtaatacaaattgtttttaatggcttAAATTAGTGTTAAAATCTGTTTGAAAAGCTGCAGGAAACTTTCCGATCAGCTCTCCAACTAATTCCTTAATTGTGCAGAAAGCTATtaaggcccacaaacagcAAAAGTGGCCAACTTTTAATGCCTCAAAACTCCAGCTTCCTGACATCCTGCTCATCGAGCTCCCTTCCCGCGCTCAGCTAGTCGAGCAGGTTAAGCGATTTACGCGTCGCTAATTTACGCTAATGTTTGCCTTTCACATTTCCGCATAAATGCACAGACAATGTGGCAACGTCAGCCCCGGCTCCtgttttccacacttttcccCCACTCTTCCCCCACTGCACCCCGCATGCTCCCTCCAGACGTGTCCTGGTTGTCACATACGAGAGCATTTCCATATTCCGCCAGCAAGACAACACTTTTGCAGGCTGTTTAAACATGAAATAAGTAAATTATATGGCATCTTGTTGTGCCTGGCATTCTTATGAAACATTGGGGGCATGTCCTTGTGCTCTTTCTCGTgggggaaaatgttttttaatgaaCTTAATTATTTCAGCTACCTCCGTGGCTGCCATTTTGTTGCTCTTTCACTTTGTTCATTGTATTTTAATCTTGAGGCaatccaaatatattttcgaggAGCCTTCTTGTGGATTACGTGCAATACTTTTTTAACTGTGGCAAGAGTTAAACAGCCATTCGATTAGTAAATATACAATCCATtgattaaaaagaaattaaaaattaacaacaatttatttaatccaAACGGGAAACTTAATTCTTTACAAAACTCGATTAACGCAGCTCTTTGGGGCTCTTTATTACGAATTCAAACTCTTCTTTTACTAATATGTGATTTATCttcattacgcatacgccgagTGCTCTGCGAGTACGCAGTAAACCAATTGAATTACCCCCTTGAGTTAAGTTTAATCTGTTTTAACGTCGGGCTCTCATTATCTCTTTGCAGCGACGAATATTCGATACCAGATCACAGGCGGTAACATAGGCAATGCATTCGCCGTACAGAACACCACCGGTGTCATTTACGTGGCAAGTCCACTTGACTACGAAACGAGGCCAAGGGTAAGTAGTCGACTTCCACAACTGCTGAATGTCTGGTTATTGCTGCAGAACTAGTATAAACcgagaaaaaaattaatattttataacagattttggaatttattttagtattaACTTAACaggattttttattttaaaaaccacTATATACAAATGATTTATTGATGCCACATGTCTTGGTTTGTGTATCCACTTGTCTACAAGTTGGTGCACATTTTTCTTAGTCCTAGTTTCTTCGACTAGGTCCTAACTTTCTGTTGCatgcataatttatatattttgccgCTTTGGCGatgaacaacaaaaaaggaaaatatgtaAAACTATGCAAAACTTTTCGGGGCGCTCGCCAAACTTTAGACCAGGCAAGCCAAGGcgtatacaaaaattaatccagaaaaaacgaaaaattcgCTTACACGTAGCATTTCTATCTCAAAAAACTTCTGGGGTACAGAGGATATATATAGACAGCTGGCGTTACATTTCCCATTGCGCATTTTCAACGTGATTGCCAACACACTGATCtagcactgagaaaaatcaGTGAAGGGTTTTTGCTATCTCTGGATAGATATCCAAT
This sequence is a window from Drosophila teissieri strain GT53w chromosome 2R, Prin_Dtei_1.1, whole genome shotgun sequence. Protein-coding genes within it:
- the LOC122613408 gene encoding akirin, which translates into the protein MNQIKQNRLLTLEEESPYINPTKRCGGNCIEGKLGKLSSPIVPGVSGFSRKRSFPWEENSTENLPAKRARKQIPKRKFKISREPEVPNDFLVGLPVLLDTDPSDWEEGSPKSEIQVAKSTTEDSRNLLTYQQLKLICCEMMEQCDNRVVQEYEVALTQKMAEQYDTFIKFKHDQLQRECEHEASYLS